The stretch of DNA CATAACCGTTAAATTTTCAAGCAAATCAGCTTCCCATTGTATTTGAAAATCAAGTCCATCAATTTTAGATGGAGTATGATGGTTGCCTATTATAAAGCATATTCTATCAATATTTTTGTTATAGCCTACCTTTTTTAATATTTCTTTCGCTACTTCTGGTCCTTCCTTTTCTTGATAGACACCATCAATAGAACCGTATTTTTTTTGTGCTTCAACCGCACCAATATCATGTAGTATAGCAATAATACTGATGAATTCTTTTTCTTCCTCTCCGATATTTTCTCCTTTCATTATATCTTCTGCATTTTTTAAAACTTTGAGAGTATGCTCTATGCCAAAAGGAATTTCTTTGAATACTTCTTTCATCTCTATAATAATTTTTTCTTTAAACATAAATTACCTCCATTTATACCTTATAGGTGTTTTAGTTCTATCTATCCACTTTTTTGTTCGCCGATACAATCAGCATCATGGGACGGCGCATTTCATCCTGCATCCCCGGAATATCCATCATGTATTCCGGCGGCTGCGGCTCCACAATATGATTTATTATAAAACCATTTGAAAGCAGTGTATTTAGATATGTGGTCAGTGTTCTATGATATTTTGTAACCTTTTCTCCCAAAAACACAGCTGTCCGTTTGCCCTCATAATAATAATTATCCACCGGAAAATGCAGTATTTCTCCTTTTTTGTTATAATGCCAGTCTTGTGTTCCATAGGCAGTAAAAACAGGATCTATGTTTTACCTTCCCAACTTCTAATTTTTTACATCATATCCCAAAAGCCTTGTCGTACTCAATAACTCCATTTAATTTGTTTTGACTTCCGTTAAGATTAAGTGCCATAAAACTTTCATCGTCAACTTCAAATGGCGCTTTTATTCCACACTCACTTGCCGGAATATATCCTGCCTTTGGATAGTATTTGGAATGTCCCAAAACAACTGAATATTCATATCCCAATTTATGTGCTATACTGTGTCCTTCTTTCATCAAAGATAATCTGATTCCCCTGTTCTGATAATCGGGTAATACAGAAAGAGGGGCAAGCGCAAGAACCTCAACCCCTTGAACAACTGCTTTTGTAAAAAGAATATGTCCTACAATTTTTTCGTCCTCGACAGCAACAAGAGAAAGTTCCGGAATAAACGATTTGCTTTTTCTTAACGCAGCAACTAAGTTCTGTTCATTTCCATCTGTATATTCAGCATTTTCAAATGCTTCTTTTACAACATGATATACCGTATCATAATCTTCTGGTCTTTCTTGTCTTATAATCAAAATAGATACCTACATAGTTTTAAGCTTTTTACAATTACAGGAAATGGCAAATCTACTATCTACCTCTCAATTTTTATGGCTCTGACAATGATAATATCCGGGATTTCTTTATTAAAATAGCATTCTTCGTAAAATCCGTCTATGACAAATCCGGTATCAAAACACAGATTAAAAATATCCTGTAAAGAACGATGATAATAACATTGTTTTTGAGGCTGTCCTTCAATCGCAATATCGTAATAGCTGTGCGGCGTCATATATTTTTCTGTAAGCGTTACAAAACAGGGGTGCTGTGTCGCAAATACAAATACTCCGTTATCCTCAAGCAATTTATAAACAGAGGTAAAAAGCGGCTTAATATCGGTAATATCCATGACCGCCATATTGGAGACTGCTTTTGTAAACGGCTTATTTCTTTTTAATGCCATCAGACTTGTTTCATTCGTGGCGTCTGCTACACAAAACTCAATGTGATCAGCATACCGTTTTTGGCGCTTTTTTGCCAGTTCCACCATTTTCTCACTATAATCAAAAGCCAAAACAGAGACAGCTTTTTCTGCAAGATATGCAGAATAATTTCCATTTCCACAGGCAATATCTAAAATATAGTCTGTTGGATCAGGATTTAGAAGCTCTGTTACTTTGGGGCGGACAACTTCTCTGTGAAAATCATTTGATTCATCCCCCATTGCACAATCCCAAAATTCAGCGTTTTGATTCCAGATTGTTTTACTTTCTTCCTTTGAATACTGCATAATATCCTCTTTCTGCAAAATTACTTTTTCTCCTTCGCCCCATGGCTCCTGAAATGCGTGATAATGATGTTCCAATATTTCATCTGTTATCACAAACGGCGATTTTCTCAATTCTCCAAACTGAAAATTTGACTTGCCTATTTTCTTAAAATCTCATGTGGAGCTTCTATTTCATTTGCCAAGGTATGCTCTGTTAATTCTGACATCAATTTCAATTTTTTATTAATCAATGGTCGCATACAATTAGGAACATGTTCCTGATGCGCTCTGTGGATTGCTACACATTCCTTACAGTTTCCGTGATAACGACAGGCTTTCAGGCAAGGACAGTGATCTTTGTCTTTATACTCCTTACGAAATTCCGCTGCAAATTCTTCTTGCAGTCTCAGTCCCTCGACACGGTTTCCCTTATGAAATTCTACCATTGCATCCAGTTCTTTCTGGTTCCCTTCAATCTTCATGTTATTATAGCGCCTCCATTTCAACTATTCCTCATTTTCTGATAAATTCCTATTTGCATTTCCATTCATTTTAAAAATGGGCAACTCCGATTGGAATTGCCCACTCATTGCACTAATTATGCGATTTTTTCTTGCTTGCACCGATTTCTGCATCAATTGATGTAAGTTTGATGTAAATCGCTGTTTTTTTAGTTTTTTATCAAATGAAGTACGTCCCGTCTATTCGGTAAAACGGTACATCTTTACATCATCTTAATAGAGCTTTGCACCTGCTGGAATGTGGTCATCAACCATCAGAAGATGGAGCTTTTCTTCGCCTTCTTCTTCGTGGATAGCACTGAGGAGCATACCGCAAGAGTCAATGCCCATCATAGCTCTCGGTGGAAGATTTGTGATAGCAATAAGAGTCTTTCCAACCAGTTCTTCCGGCTCATAAAAGCTATGAATACCGCTTAAAATGGTTCTGTCTGTGTCTGTTCCGTCATCAAGAGTAAACTGTAACAATTTCTTTGACTTCGGTACTGCAACACACTCTTTAACCTTTACTGCACGGAAATCTGACTTGCTGAATGTATCAAAATCAACAAATTCCTCAAATAAAGGCTCTACCTTTACCTTAGAAAAATCAATCTTTTCAGACTCAGTTTTTACATTTTTTTCAGGTGCTTCAGAAGCTGTATTATTTACATCATTTTTCTTATTTACACCATCTAAGGACTTCATTGTCGGGAATTTTTTTGATTTTTCTTCATTCCTCTTCGTGATTCTTCGCTGAGCTATTCCTATTAAATTGTCTTCTCTTCATCACCGTTCATGATGAATCATCGTCAAATCATATCTGTTGTCAATTTGATGTCATTTGGTTCTTTCTGTTGTCAGATGGAAAGGTTCATAAGCCCTTCTTAAAATACATCCATTGTTGCAGCCAAATGTTCAAATGTTTCCTGTTTTTTCTCCTCTGTCGCCTCTGCATAGATATCCATAGTGGTCTGGATATCCTTATGCCCCATGATCGACTGGATAACCTTCAGGTTGGTTTCTCTTTCACAAAGCCTTGTACAGAATGTGTGTCTCAAACTATGCGCTGAAAAGTTCGGCAACAGCACCGGCTCCCGATGCTCTTTCTTAGCTTCTACTTCTTCCGCCGCATTATAAGCAGAAGATATTCTCTTGATTGCCCGATTGACTGACTGAGCATTCATTACATTTCCATAACGGTTACAGAAGACAAAGCCTGTCATCCCGTCAATCTCTGCATCTGTCCAGCCATTTTCTTTCTGCTCTTCCCAGATCATTTCGAAAGCATCCTTCACTGTGTCCAACATGGGAATCGTACGCATACCGGCTTCTGTTTTCGGCGTTGAAATGTGATTTTCTGATGCCCTGTCTTCTCCTACCGGATAATACGTCAGATTATGATTGATACTGATAATTCGCTTTTCATAATTGATGTCTTCCCATCGAAGCCCTAAAACTTCTCCGATTCGGCATCCGGTTCCAAGAAAAATCGTAAAAATCGGCCACCAATGAAAATAAATCGGACGCGTAGCAATATATTCCATAAATGCTCTCTGCTGTGGAATTGTCAGCCCATGTCTCACACCGGTTTTCATGCCTAAGTTTTTTTTAATTCTGCCATGACTCCATCCGTAGGATTTTTTCTGATAATGTCATCCCTTACAGCCAGTTGAAAAGTTGGATGCAATAACGTGTGAATGGTTTCCAATGTGTTGATCTTCAGTTCCTGCTTCTTGGTCAGATGATTATAGAACTGCGCCACATCAGAATACTTAATCTCTGCTATATTCCGCTTTCCAAATATATCCCGGATAAATCGGTCATACATATAAAGATAATTGCTCTTGGTCGTTGGTTTCAGATTGTTTTTGAGACTCATGTAACGGTCAAATACAAAATTTATTGTAGCCTTTCCGGCAACATAAATATCCAGACCGTCCATCTGATCTTTCATGAGCTGTGCTTCTTTTTCCCGAAGCGTTACAAGGTCTTGTGCATAAACATATTTACATCTTCCGAGAGGATCCGTATAAGTATATACATATCTCCCGTCTGAATGTCTCTGTGATTCACCTTTCCGCAGGGCTCTGCCCCGCAGATCTTTTCTTGTCTGTGCCATATAAAATCCTCCTTCAAATAAAGGAAGGACTACATATTATTCAGGTCTGTTCAATACTTTTTCCAGTCCCTGCAAGACAACTTCTGTCACAGTCATTTTGTGTTTCCTGGCATAATCACAGATACACTTATACATAGAATCTTCCACCCGGATACTCAACACTTTCTTTTTTACATTTTCCGACTTTGGTCTTCCTATTTTCGCCATATCTGTTCTTATTCCTCCACATTCACATTATAATTTTCGTATGACAAGAAGTCAATCCCTATTTTTCGTCCTTCCACAGTTTTCTTCTGTTCCCTACGCAATCCGGAATGTCTCCAGATATTTTTCAAATATCTCACAGTTTACAAGAGCAACCTTGTCAATCTTATACACTGCTTTGGCTTCTTTCGCCAGTTCCTGAAACTTTGTCAGTCCAATGCTATAAAGCTCTGCCCCTTCCTGATAGCGGACAAATTTCTTTGCTAATTTCTTTGTTTTCTCTACATCTTTACGTGCATATCCCATACACGGCACCTCCTTTTTTGCATAAAAAAAAGCAGCTAACCTATTTTTCGTAGACTAACTGCTCGTGTTTTTGTTCCATATTCTGTTTTAATTTACTAAAACGTCTTCTGTTTGACTTAACTGTTTATGAACATCACGTCCACCATACATAATTCGCACTACATATACTATCTCAGTTTCATCATCTGTTTTGTAAAATACCAGATAATTATCCACCGGAAAGAATCGAAGTCCTCTGCTGTGCCACGGTTCCTCCTCATAGAGCCGATTTCTATTTGGCATAGTATCCAGTTTCCGAATTGCCGTCATAATCCGCTCTGTCTGTCCTGCAGCATTCTCCGGAGCTAACAGTTCCTCTGAAATATATCTGAAAATATTTCGCAGATCTTTCTTTGCTCCGGCTGTATACATCACTTTATATTTCATATACCAAATTCCTGTTTCATTTCTGCTTCAACTTCATCTGCTGAATACACTCTGCCAGCCTTAATATCTTCCATGCCTTTTCCTATTTCTGCATTGAACTGTTCCTTTGTCAGAGAGCCATATGCAACAGGCTCCTCATAAGCTGGAAGTTTCATCTCAAAAGGAATTCCTCTCTGGAGTACAATCTGTCTCAGAAACATTCCTACCGCATTGGACATTGGAATTCCAAGTCTATCAAGCACCTGCTCTGCCTGTTCTTTCACTTCAGGCTCAACACGTGCAAATACATTTGCTGTTCTTGCCATAGATATCGCCTCCTTTTTTCTTCATTATATTTCGTTTGATTGCAAATTACAAGCAATTCGCAATCTTTTTTAATTTCATTTTCAACTTAAAAGGCTGCCTATATTTCTATAAACAGCCTTCATGTTAAATGCCAAGTTTTTCAAATAGTATTCTGTTCCTTTTTCCTGCATCATCAATGATTTTATCAAACGATAAGATTTCAATATATGCTCTCTTTTTGTCGTGGTATTTATACATTCCACGTTTATCCGGAGTTTCAATAAAATCAAAATCTTCTGCAATTTTTCTCAGCTTAGATGTAATATCGCATACCGCATATAAATAAAACTGGGTATTAGTTCCCGTTTTTATAAGTCGCCCATTTTTATCTTTCATCTCATTAGAACTAATCTTATCAACATATCCCAGCATTTGTATAATTGGATTTTCTGCCTGTGTATAATCATTTCTCATAGGTTTCTTCAATTCCAAAATCACAATTGTTTCGTATTCTCGTCCAGTATTAGGCTCATCCGAAACAGCGACAGGTTTATCTAATATCATTACATCAGTTCTATCTTCTTTTGGATTATTATCAAATGGAATATCTGATGACACATATTCGCAATATGCTAATCTTTCATCTATAAGCCACAAGTTATGAGCCTGATATTCAATTTCGTCTGACGTTCTTCGCATAGGATATATAAGGTTATGAATATATGCTTCTTTACTGTATTTTCCAAAATCATCCGACTGAATACCTTTTTTCAATAATTCCAGAATCACTTTCCTATGTGCTACATATTCTGCTAAGGACGCTTTATTCGCTTCACTAATTTTAGCAAATTGTTTCTGGAATTTTTCCTGATAAGAATCTAAACTTGTTGCTCCTACTTCCAGCGTTTTAATAATATCCTGATTGTCTTTTTTTAACTGATTATCAAACTTTCTCTTAATCTTATACAATTCATCATCTAATTTAGAATCTGGAAGATATGGTTTGATTGCCTCAACATCCTCTCGCATATACTTCAAGAGATGTCCATATTGTGGTGCTTCATCTTTTATATACGTCCGAACTCTTTCTTCTTTTTTCCCTTTTACCTCGGATAAGTAATCAGCCAAATATATCTGAACATTTTGTGCGACATTTGAGATGATATCATCCATACTTATCTCAGATTCATCTTCAGCTGTATCCGAAATCTCAAAAGAAGTTCTGTTTGTTCCTACATTTTCATCTAAAAACTCACCCGACAAAATTCCTGCATAATAATAACCCTTTGCAGAAAATAGATTCTTATCCAAATCTACAATTTCTTTTTCGAGATTTATTTCTTGAACCATTCTATCATTTGCATATAAATACAGTTTGCTTGCCCCAAATGCAGCATCTTCAATCTGCGTATGCAATAATGAAAACTTTTCGTTTCCAATCTCAAATTCGATTTTTTCAGATTCCTTTTTAATACGCTCATCGAACATTTCATTAATATTATATGTCTGATCTTCATCAGCTACTCTTATGACCGGACACTTTGCAGACATCAGATAAATAAAACAATGTTGCATTATTTTAGTAGCAATAACTTCTCCCTTTTTAGGAAGATTTTTCTTATATGGAGCCAAACATTCTTTCAAAGCTACTATTGTTTTATTATCAGTCAGAGGTTCAATAGATTCCAACGAATCATTAATTTCATTTTGCTCCAATGTAAAGCAAAATTTTCTTCTAACCCATTCGCCTGCATCAATAAATGAACTTTCTATATCCGCTTCTTTAAAGGCTTTTAACCAAGCAAACCTCCCAACACCTTTACCGCCTTTTTCAGCTCTATACGTAGAATCAGACTGAAGAAAGGATTTCATATTGTTCTCATCAAAACCAACTCCGTTATCAGTTACTACAAAACCCGTAATATCATTTATACTACTGTCTATTCCCACTGTCTGAACCCTCATTTGCGGTTCACGTATTATTTCAATATTAATATAGCCATTTATTTTCTCCTCATTTTGCTGTCTTTCCTCAATCGCATAAATCGAATTAACTATTGTTTCAAATAATGGCATCAATGGTTTTGTTCTTGGTAACTCAAAATTTTTTACACGCCCAGGTAAATCAATTGAAAAAACAGCCATTAATTTCGCCCCTTCCAAACTCCGTTTTTTACACCTTAACATATTGATAATTTTCATTCTACCAGAGTTTTTTATTATTCTCAATTTAATTTTTCACCTCTTTTTAATTCGCAAAAAATTTTAGTTACTGTTCAGAGGTTAGCTGGACTTAAGAAAACCGATGGTGTAGACTGATAACAGTCAAAGCCATCGGTTTTCTTTATCCAAATATCTTGGACACTCTGTCAAATATATTCTCTGGTTCTTCCAGCCGCATCAAAATAAGCATGCTCATGCATTGACAGAGATAATCGATACTCTCGAAACTCCTAAATGTCACAGCCTGCGCCTGTTTCCGCTTATAATTCCTCAGAAGCCTTTCCGCTTCGTTATTAGTAGCAGGTATCCGGAAATCATGCAAAAACAGCAGATGATTCCGTATGTATTTCTCCATTCTCAGGAATAAATTATACCCTTCTCTATAATAAGTGTTTGCTGGAATGTCCTCGTATTCCTTTCGGGCAGTTTCCAGTATCTTCAGGTATTGTTTTTCAAACTCGGAAGATTTTTCTGTCTCCGGGGTGTATGGCACCTGGGACTTATTTCGGAAGTGGATCATTTCCTGTATCAATGAATGCATCTTTTTGTTCCAGGTTCGATCTGGTTCATTTTCGATGCTGGATTTCAGGTATCTCAGCACATGTGCAAGACATTCCTGATGATCTTCCCCATAGTTGTAGAAGGTGATATCATGATCATGGACAAGGATTCCCTGATAATCCTCAGCAACAGTTCCTTTTACACCTTCGTGCCCCTTTTTTCTGCGTGCAAAATAAAGAGCTTTTCCGTCAGGTGTTGCACAGACATATACATAACAGCTCTTTCCGTTCTCTCTGGCATTTGTACAATCTGTATGCATGACTGGAGAAAGCAGCATATCTGCATAAGCAGACCTGCGCTCAGGCTCAGTTTTTAAAGCAAACTCTTTGCTGAGTTTACTTACCATTCCTTTAGAAATGTTTAATTTTCCACCTGTCAGATCTGACAGGAACTTTCTGCTCTTATCAATAGAAGTACAACAGTCATTGTTCAGGAGAAACAAAAATGCCCGAATGCTGCCATCGTAGTTTACATCATCAACAACACCATCCGGAAATGCAGCATGTACACGTTCGCCCGTTTTACTGTTATAATAAACATCTGCATGATATTCCGTCATATCCAGCATCATACGGATGCTTACCAGCTGTTTTATGATCGTTTTTCCAGTCTTTTTAAAAGCACAGTCTTCACTCACCTCTTCTGGTGGAGGAAGAAGTATTATAGGATGTGTAGGCTCCTGTTTCTTTCGGCTGTGTCCTTTATGACCGGGTTGGCCGCCTGGCTTTCTGCCTGATTTTTCC from Blautia sp. SC05B48 encodes:
- a CDS encoding HD domain-containing protein, with translation MFKEKIIIEMKEVFKEIPFGIEHTLKVLKNAEDIMKGENIGEEEKEFISIIAILHDIGAVEAQKKYGSIDGVYQEKEGPEVAKEILKKVGYNKNIDRICFIIGNHHTPSKIDGLDFQIQWEADLLENLTVMDKEKEQEKIKKCIDENFKTNTGKRIAYNRFILD
- a CDS encoding GNAT family N-acetyltransferase, with the protein product MIIRQERPEDYDTVYHVVKEAFENAEYTDGNEQNLVAALRKSKSFIPELSLVAVEDEKIVGHILFTKAVVQGVEVLALAPLSVLPDYQNRGIRLSLMKEGHSIAHKLGYEYSVVLGHSKYYPKAGYIPASECGIKAPFEVDDESFMALNLNGSQNKLNGVIEYDKAFGI
- a CDS encoding class I SAM-dependent methyltransferase yields the protein MQYSKEESKTIWNQNAEFWDCAMGDESNDFHREVVRPKVTELLNPDPTDYILDIACGNGNYSAYLAEKAVSVLAFDYSEKMVELAKKRQKRYADHIEFCVADATNETSLMALKRNKPFTKAVSNMAVMDITDIKPLFTSVYKLLEDNGVFVFATQHPCFVTLTEKYMTPHSYYDIAIEGQPQKQCYYHRSLQDIFNLCFDTGFVIDGFYEECYFNKEIPDIIIVRAIKIER
- a CDS encoding DUF6462 family protein, producing the protein MGYARKDVEKTKKLAKKFVRYQEGAELYSIGLTKFQELAKEAKAVYKIDKVALVNCEIFEKYLETFRIA
- a CDS encoding type II toxin-antitoxin system RelE/ParE family toxin; its protein translation is MKYKVMYTAGAKKDLRNIFRYISEELLAPENAAGQTERIMTAIRKLDTMPNRNRLYEEEPWHSRGLRFFPVDNYLVFYKTDDETEIVYVVRIMYGGRDVHKQLSQTEDVLVN
- a CDS encoding type II toxin-antitoxin system RelB/DinJ family antitoxin — translated: MARTANVFARVEPEVKEQAEQVLDRLGIPMSNAVGMFLRQIVLQRGIPFEMKLPAYEEPVAYGSLTKEQFNAEIGKGMEDIKAGRVYSADEVEAEMKQEFGI
- a CDS encoding ATP-binding protein; translated protein: MRIIKNSGRMKIINMLRCKKRSLEGAKLMAVFSIDLPGRVKNFELPRTKPLMPLFETIVNSIYAIEERQQNEEKINGYINIEIIREPQMRVQTVGIDSSINDITGFVVTDNGVGFDENNMKSFLQSDSTYRAEKGGKGVGRFAWLKAFKEADIESSFIDAGEWVRRKFCFTLEQNEINDSLESIEPLTDNKTIVALKECLAPYKKNLPKKGEVIATKIMQHCFIYLMSAKCPVIRVADEDQTYNINEMFDERIKKESEKIEFEIGNEKFSLLHTQIEDAAFGASKLYLYANDRMVQEINLEKEIVDLDKNLFSAKGYYYAGILSGEFLDENVGTNRTSFEISDTAEDESEISMDDIISNVAQNVQIYLADYLSEVKGKKEERVRTYIKDEAPQYGHLLKYMREDVEAIKPYLPDSKLDDELYKIKRKFDNQLKKDNQDIIKTLEVGATSLDSYQEKFQKQFAKISEANKASLAEYVAHRKVILELLKKGIQSDDFGKYSKEAYIHNLIYPMRRTSDEIEYQAHNLWLIDERLAYCEYVSSDIPFDNNPKEDRTDVMILDKPVAVSDEPNTGREYETIVILELKKPMRNDYTQAENPIIQMLGYVDKISSNEMKDKNGRLIKTGTNTQFYLYAVCDITSKLRKIAEDFDFIETPDKRGMYKYHDKKRAYIEILSFDKIIDDAGKRNRILFEKLGI
- a CDS encoding IS66 family transposase, encoding MPDAYDHITLMCRLKATQARNKELESGERYIQLKELHQKEYRLYEHKIRKLESAIADAHKEAIRVRNYWFQVLEDMLLEFESMQKKAAQELQEMEKRVLLAEKQRDDALDKVKELRLLFYETAARLEEEQGKNLKLRAQINRDYENSSIPSSKTIKRKKITNSREKSGRKPGGQPGHKGHSRKKQEPTHPIILLPPPEEVSEDCAFKKTGKTIIKQLVSIRMMLDMTEYHADVYYNSKTGERVHAAFPDGVVDDVNYDGSIRAFLFLLNNDCCTSIDKSRKFLSDLTGGKLNISKGMVSKLSKEFALKTEPERRSAYADMLLSPVMHTDCTNARENGKSCYVYVCATPDGKALYFARRKKGHEGVKGTVAEDYQGILVHDHDITFYNYGEDHQECLAHVLRYLKSSIENEPDRTWNKKMHSLIQEMIHFRNKSQVPYTPETEKSSEFEKQYLKILETARKEYEDIPANTYYREGYNLFLRMEKYIRNHLLFLHDFRIPATNNEAERLLRNYKRKQAQAVTFRSFESIDYLCQCMSMLILMRLEEPENIFDRVSKIFG